A region of Theileria annulata chromosome 2, complete sequence, *** SEQUENCING IN PROGRESS *** DNA encodes the following proteins:
- a CDS encoding chaperone, putative (signal peptide, apicoplast target sequence, DnaJ domain;~Apicoplast targetting peptide predicted by the PlasmoAP tool;~1 probable transmembrane helix predicted for TA12720 by TMHMM2.0 at aa 4-21;~Signal peptide predicted for TA12720 by SignalP 2.0 HMM (Signal peptide probability 0.917, signal anchor probability 0.000) with cleavage site probability 0.845 between residues 16 and 17), which produces MSWPIIVVAVGGSVLAVRYFYRRYPTLFKFGSTNFSNKLSSNDPSINMGSRLSKANLSGFGYKMTFTEACNILNIPSTSTKEKIRESHKQLMMRNHPDNGGSTYLASKVNEAKDFLIK; this is translated from the exons ATGTCATGGCCAATTATAGTTGTTGCAGTGGGAGGAAGTGTTTTGGCTGTTAGATATTTTTATAGAAGATATCCCACTCTATTCAAATTTGGCTCAACTAACTTCTCCAATAAATTATCCAGTAATGATCCCTCTATTAACATGGGTTCTAGACTCTCTAAAGCTAATTTGAGTGGCTTTGGTTACAAGATGACATTTACAGAAGCTTGTaacatattaaatatacC ATCAACATCTACAAAAGAAAAAATACGCGAATCCCATAAACAGCTCATGATGAGGAATCATCCAGACAATGGAG GTTCAACATATCTAGCTTCAAAAGTTAACGAGGCGAAAGACTTTCTAATTAAGTGA
- a CDS encoding eukaryotic peptide release factor (ERF), putative (all_bases.cand.1510 - peptide release factor erf1, pfam erf1-3) — MKLLHQHKTHTGGIQLKLYLETHDDLWFLYNIAFKGDLIEGFTSRKIKTENCNSICVKQEIKKFTIRLCIEFVQYTTSYDDIHVTGTNVLENPYVKIGQYHTLDVQPNSTITLFKDEWNKLCEDKLAHVLNVSMNAEQAFLVIDNGCASFFLLSQYMTKEVFKLNHNIPIRKTTSHRSSNSSKSSESFYKMILDKIDSELDFKVLRMVVITGPGIFKDLFFEYMKANSLNLNHANIHKNLSRFILCNSSFSDKNAINEVLSNPLLSSKLNYVFYHDHNKVLDELKTRLEMNDDRVCFGFEDIYNAVNMGAVESVLVSDNVIREASSTTRRKIHELLEEVKHFGGGVYYFSDNHCSTEYIKNLTGLVALLRFLVEPIILKYHGLLFLVIASFTMSEMSSLLIEFRSHRPSRDDEKLL, encoded by the exons ATGAAATTGTTACATCAACATAAAACTCATACCGGAGGGATCCAACTAAAGTTATATTTAGAAACTCATGACGATCTGTGGTTTCTATACAACATAGCATTCAAAGGGGACTTGATCGAGGGATTTACCTCAAG gaaaataaaaacaGAAAATTGCAACTCAATTTGTGTAAAGCAGGAGATTAAGAAGTTCACAATCCGGCTTTGTATAGAG TTTGTACAATACACGACCTCGTACGATGACATTCACGTTACCGGGACTAACGTTCTCGAAAATCCATACGTAAAG ATCGGCCAATACCACACTCTTGATGTTCAACCTAACTCAACAATAACACTTTTCAAG GATGAATGGAATAAGTTATGCGAAGATAAGCTCGCACATGTACTCAACGTTTCAATGAACGCGGAACAAGCTTTTCTG GTCATTGATAACGGGTGTGCTTCATTCTTTCTCCTTTCACAGTACATGACTAAAGAAGTCTTTAAACTCAACCACAACATACCGATCAGAAAAACAACATCACACAGAAGTTCAAACTCCTCAAAg TCCTCTGAGTCATTTTATAAGATGATTTTGGATAAAATCGACTCGGAACTAGATTTTAAGGTGCTGAGGATGGTTGTGATAACAGGCCCGGGGATCTTTAag GACCTGTTCTTCGAGTACATGAAGGCCAACTCCCTAAATCT AAATCACGCGAACATTCACAAGAACCTCAGTAGGTTCATCTTGTGCAACTCTTCATTTTCCGACAA AAACGCAATCAACGAAGTGCTGAGCAACCCTCTGCTATCGTCGAAACTCAACTACGTTTTCTATCACGACCACAATAAG GTGCTGGATGAACTGAAGACCAGACTTGAGATGAACGACGATAGGGTGTGTTTCGGGTTCGAGGACATCTACAACGCCGTGAACATGGGCGCCGTGGAGAGCGTTCTCGTTAGCGACAACGTGATTCGAGAGGCTTCGTCCACGACGAGGAGGAAGATCCACGAGCTCTTGGAGGAGGTGAAGCACTTCGGGGGAGGCGTCTACTACTTCTCTGACAATCACTGCTCCACTGAGTACATAAAAAATCTGACTGGACTCGTGGCTCTGCTGAGATTT CTAGTAGAACcgattatattaaaatatcatgGATTATTATTTCTGGTGATTGCATCGTTTACCATGTCTGAGATGTCTTCGTTGTTGATTGAGTTTCGCTCGCACAGACCCTCCAGGGATGATGAAAAGTTGCTATAA
- a CDS encoding hydrolase, putative (PF02230 Phospholipase/Carboxylesterase) codes for MGNAKSIANSIIFPAPQASYDHNLPELVWIPKNFASKDLNIDKPSSRSFPVLFIRSIKPSSLFFIYLHGLIKPELYDISEALGASIVAVEYPGYGISPEIQVTTGPSVNLRVIATFHFLLSLGVHPSSIVFFGRSIGTGPAACIAAHFVKKGIKCGGVILQAPYISIHKIVQEYFPLGSWLIDNFWDLEQALKDMSPSVPLLIIHGLLDEIVPVSHGQRLYDSYESENKMADFQPNSKHNYYSINEDLIVPIRKFLNKFNISTYNPPVEINLPSWCLTKSKNVLRRRKSNNTDKSYKSAIDSMRSLSIFHFCSFSFSSQLLED; via the exons atGGGAAATGCAAAATCAATTGCAAACTCAATAATATTCCCAGCCCCTCAAGCCTCG taCGATCACAACCTTCCTGAATTAGTATGGATACCAAAGAATTTCGCATCaaaagatttaaatatCGATAAACCGTCCTCGAGATCCTTCCCAGTGTTGTTTATACGATCAATAAAACCGTCTAGCCTGTTCTTTATATACCTACAcg GACTCATTAAGCCGGAACTGTACGATATATCAGAAGCTTTAGGAGCATCAATAGTAGCAGTTGAGTACCCAGGATATGGAATATCACCAGAGATACAAGTGACAACAGGACCCTCGGTGAATTTGAGGGTCATCGCCACATTCCATTTCCTACTTTCACTGGGTGTGCATCCCAGCTCCATCGTCTTTTTCGGGAGATCTATAGGAACGG GACCGGCAGCATGCATTGCGGCACATTTCGTTAAAAAGGGAATTAAATGCGGAGGAGTGATACTACAAGCACCGTACATTTCGATCCATAAGATCGTTCAgg AGTACTTTCCGCTCGGGTCGTGGCTAATTGATAATTTCTGGGACCTCGAACAAGCATTGAAGGATATGTCACCATCAGTGCCACTCCTCATAATACACGGACTACTGGATGAGATAGTTCCAGTATCCCACGGACAGAGACTCTACGACTCGTACGAATCTGAGAATAAAATGGCAGACTTCCAACCCAACTCGAAACACAACTACTACTCAATTAATGAA gACTTAATTGTTCCAATAAGGAAGTTCCTGAACAAGTTTAACATCTCAACATATAATCCACCAGTTGAAATAAACCTACCGAGTTGGTGCCTGACGAAATCTAAGAACGTCTTGAGAAGGAGAAAGTCAAACAACACTGATAAATCCTACAAGAGCGCCATTGATTCCATGAGATCTTTGAgtatttttcatttttgtTCATTTTCTTTTAGCTCTCAGCTCCTCGAGGACTAG
- a CDS encoding uncharacterized protein (all_bases.C.cand.301 - signal peptide, Pfam thioredoxin;~1 probable transmembrane helix predicted for TA12705 by TMHMM2.0 at aa 7-29;~Signal peptide predicted for TA12705 by SignalP 2.0 HMM (Signal peptide probability 0.990, signal anchor probability 0.006) with cleavage site probability 0.950 between residues 25 and 26), whose protein sequence is MAWPTRIPVIHIFVILFSSINLTLARQYVDPMQHDLQVVNSKTFTTNVQLARQTNVVGAFFYSTGDTNLTSTINELNSVAKDLKGMITIVAVNCTDQSLKNLCKSELGEEYLTPAFKIYPKLPMPAFDFKKELLKEDVKKELLKHLPSNVERVEVGMLAHFMTKHELMPKVLLFSDKEHPSYVYKALSNAFNKKLLLGFVDANKHPDLKKEYGVKSLPTMLVIKPNGKPQKYKGEFKYLPMFEWLNVNAEAFLLGGGYSDKGDPAKAKPWKFDKVPKLNFFSHKDICFNKTQGLCIIYLTDSDLKPEEKEMLVHLSEKYTGQITGKWMWMNLNEETEFAQLFENVKVLPSAVVFNPKKRLRYFLHDGNTSVTKSSMERMLEKILGGDARFTLVNGELPKFKIDDLLTTEEL, encoded by the exons atgGCGTGGCCAACGAGGATTCCTGTCATTCATATATTTGTCATATTGTTTTCATCTATTAATCTAACACTAGCCAGACAATATGTCGACCCAATGCAACATGATTTGCAAGTTGTAAATTCAAAAACATTCACAACGAACGTACAATTGGCTCGCCAAACAAATGTAGTAGGAGCGTTTTTCTATTCAACAGGAGATACCAACCTCACCTCAACGATAAATGAGTTGAACTCAGTAGCAAAAGATCTCAAAGGGATGATTACAATCGTCGCAGTTAACTGTACAGACCAGTCACTTAAGAACCTATGTAAAAGTGAACTTGGAGAAGAGTATTTGACGCCAGCGTTCAAGATCTATCCAAAGTTACCTATGCCAGCATTTGATTTCAAG AAAGAATTGTTGAAAGAAGATGTGAAGAAGGAACTTTTAAAGCACCTCCCATCAAATGTGGAGAGGGTGGAGGTTGGAATGTTGGCTCATTTCATGACAAAGCACGAATTGATGCCAAAGGTGCTGTTATTTTCTGACAAGGAGCATCCTTCGTATGTCTACAAGGCACTTAGCAACGCTTTCAAC aaaaaacTGTTACTGGGATTCGTTGACGCGAACAAACACCCGGATCTAAAGAAGGAATACGGTGTTAAGAGCCTGCCAACAATGTTGGTAATTAAACCAAATGGAAAGCCGCAAAAGTATAAAGGAGAGTTCAAGTACCTTCCAATGTTCGAGTGGCTAAATGTAAACGCAGAAGCGTTCCTACTTGGAGGAGGGTATTCTGATAAAGGAGATCCAGCAAAAGCAAAACCATGGAAATTTGATAAGGTACCAAAGTTGAATTTCTTCTCCCATAAAGATATCtgttttaataaaactCAG GGACTGTGCATCATTTATCTTACTGATTCTGATTTGAAACCAGAAGAGAAGGAAATGCTGGTCCATTTAAGCGAAAAGTACACTGGACAAATTACGGGAAAGTGGATGTGGATGAACCTGAATGAAGAGACCGAGTTTGCACAACTGTTCGAAAATGTAAAGGTATTGCCATCAGCAGTGGTATTTAACCCGAAGAAGAGACTGAGGTACTTCTTACATGACGGAAATACGTCAGTAACAAAAAGCTCAATGGAAAGAATGTTGGAAAAAATACTAGGGGGAGATGCTAGATTCACACTAGTAAACGGAGAACTCCCCAAATTCAAGATAGACGACCTTTTAACCACAGAAgaattgtaa
- a CDS encoding mRNA capping enzyme, putative (all_bases.C.cand.300 - PF01331 mRNA capping enzyme, catalytic domain), giving the protein MYDVLKNKSPLPGTPVESFENRDRVIRKVRELCGWNRPSFPGSQPTSLCRESISLLLRNDYVVCEKSDGVRALLLSASGSIFLIGRLEEVHEIKMKLPVRGNLSQSQQLTLLDGEVVMDKNPEDNSVSYRYLCYDGICIQRKPLNKMNLLQRLSFVYTHVIVPLKMAGIYSSAPNKQLGDTDNSDPSDKLEIYLKDFFDITQIKHINNISVKLPHISDGLIFTPVNTPYTPGTCKSLLKWKPPHLNTVRFNNFTVVRLISASTPRLVQLFVSDSGTRVFYNEFLAPYGDVYKKIMEVALTDQITQIIVECSWITDSRIYTFIPNLRNPKADIKQRSTQSLTEGKIDYDFDNGTWIEGGWYADRIREDKNVPNHISVVKSVKSSIEDDITFEMLVDEVEIFKKNGKMPLYKKSFLPQKYEVF; this is encoded by the exons ATGTATGATGTacttaaaaataaatctcCTTTACCCGGAACTCCCGTAGAATCCTTTGAAAATAGAGATCGAGTTATTAGAAAAGTTAGAGAATTATGTGGATGGAATCGCCCATCGTTTCCTGGATCACAACCTACTTCTCTTTGCAG AGAATCAATTTCACTGCTGTTGAGGAACGATTATGTAGTATGTGAAAAGTCAGATGGAGTGAGAGCTCTCCTGTTATCTGCCTCAGGATCTATATTTTTGATAGGAAGGTTGGAGGAAGTCCATGAAATTAAGATGAAATTACCTGTTCGGGGGAATTTGTCACAATCTCAACAGTTGACATTGCTGGACGGAGAAGTTGTTATG gATAAAAACCCTGAAGACAATTCTGTTTCTTATAGATACCTTTGTTACGATGGGATTTGCATACAAAGGAAACCTTTGAATAAGATGAATCTCTTACAGAGACTATCGTTTGTTTATACTCATGTTATCGTACCTTTGAAAATGGCTGGGATATATTCTTCTGCACCTAATAAACAACTAGGTGATACTGATAACTCCGATCCATCCGATAAACTTGAAATTTACCTAAAAGACTTCTTCGACATCACTCAAATTAAACATATAAACAACATATCAGTAAAATTGCCACACATATCAGATGGGTTGATATTTACTCCAGTTAACACACCGTACACTCCAGGAACATGTAAATCGCTACTTAAGTGGAAACCACCTCATCTTAATACAGTAAGATTCAATAATTTCACGGTTGTTAGGTTGATTTCGGCGTCGAC GCCGAGATTAGTTCAGCTTTTTGTATCTGATTCA gGCACAAGGGTATTCTATAACGAATTTTTGGCACCATACGGAGATGTGTACAAGAAAATAATGGAAGTAGCTTT GACCGATCAAATAACTCAGATCATAGTAGAGTGTTCATGGATAACGGATTCTagaatttatacatttatacCAAATTTGAGAAACCCTAAAGCTGACATTAAGCAAAGATCAACACAGAGTTTAACTGAGGGGAAAATCGATTATGATTTTGATAACGGAACATGGATAGAAGGAGGATGGTATGCAGATAGGATAAGAGAGGACAAAAACGTGCCAAACCACATCTCGGTGGTGAAAAGTGTTAAGTCTAGCATAGAAGACGACATAACCTTTGAAATGTTGGTTGATGAGGTTGAAATATTCAAGAAAAATGGAAAAATGCCATTGTATAAAAAGAGCTTCTTACCACAAAAGTACGAAgttttttag